A single genomic interval of Candidatus Hydrogenedentota bacterium harbors:
- a CDS encoding family 78 glycoside hydrolase catalytic domain encodes MTATFLCAALGAWMSIAAPPELFSPQAQWIRDPRAVGHPVMDHYKKEGEKPSDPKGPQNLHTLLRREFLLDGLPAAARITFTADDYAIVFLNGEKVFQGPESGYPLAHPCLEADVTPFLRPGANVLAVHLYYQGLRNRVWDSGDNRSGLRLQCDLLDAAGAVSQSIVSDESWKCFPLEAFPTGETIGYKTQFLENIDMRLVPAGWREAGFDDSAWSAPVNDPQDHVFVRQLTPPLETRKVLPKTSEALPKGRWFYDFGAEIVGHTRLRLQGEPGQRVVVHHGEELSGPKEVRFDMRASSKYEETVTLSGGDDLVEFFDYRGFRYLELLDAPGTPEVWVEVRHHPFDPSRSAFECADRELEQVWDICRNGVVMGSQGGFLDCPTREKGQYLGDAVITSRSHFWLTADPTLTRKALHDFVLSQQICPGMMAVAPGSFMQEITEYSLQYPLMLLQFCKNTGDEAFTRDLMSRSFAPLFDYFRRFENADGLVEGVTRPQEKWVLIDWPAEMRDDFDYDYGEAKANAVVNGFYYGALRSAAELARLLGTDAADFDRRADRVAAGFAARLADPATGLYLDAPGSKHSSLHANAVPLAFGLHAGADKVAMLDFIRRKRLACGVYMAPYVIEACFNNGVPELGYELLASNDQRSWREMLRHGATACLEAWSPNDKKNMSWCHPWSSSPLFLWPERVAGLSPVEPGWKRVRIAPPALAGLPEFFLKAPLPEGRTITVRHFPERGYLVDLPTGLPHESEGDNVTSRERRSLSPVNPEPELDRLMAQCGWSEKVGEGTGILVSVPLQRLWLITAGAPVWTADCSTAKAGVGFLEGSGMTPSGWHQIAEKLGDGAPWGRIFQSRAATSKRWLPGDKTEEDLVLTRILWLEGTEAGLNLGKDAQGRAVDSKARHIYIHGTNGEALIGTPASHGCVRLLNDDVIELFQRVEPGAPVFIAGE; translated from the coding sequence ATGACTGCAACGTTTCTTTGCGCGGCCCTCGGGGCGTGGATGTCCATCGCGGCCCCTCCGGAACTCTTCAGCCCCCAGGCCCAGTGGATACGCGATCCCCGGGCCGTCGGCCACCCCGTGATGGACCACTACAAGAAGGAAGGGGAAAAGCCCTCTGATCCCAAAGGGCCCCAAAACCTGCACACCCTTCTGCGGAGGGAGTTCTTGCTGGACGGGCTGCCTGCCGCGGCGCGGATCACCTTCACGGCGGACGACTACGCCATCGTCTTCCTCAATGGGGAAAAGGTCTTTCAGGGGCCGGAGTCCGGCTATCCCCTCGCCCATCCCTGCCTGGAGGCCGATGTCACCCCCTTCTTGCGGCCGGGGGCAAATGTGCTGGCGGTGCACCTCTACTATCAGGGGCTTCGCAACCGTGTGTGGGACAGCGGCGACAACCGGTCCGGGCTGCGGCTCCAGTGTGACCTGCTGGACGCGGCCGGCGCCGTCTCCCAAAGCATCGTCTCCGATGAATCCTGGAAGTGCTTCCCCCTGGAGGCCTTTCCCACCGGCGAGACCATCGGCTACAAGACGCAGTTCCTGGAGAACATTGACATGCGCCTTGTTCCGGCGGGATGGCGGGAGGCGGGGTTTGATGACAGCGCCTGGAGCGCCCCGGTGAACGATCCCCAGGACCACGTCTTCGTCCGCCAGCTCACCCCGCCCCTCGAAACCCGGAAGGTCCTGCCGAAAACGTCCGAAGCCCTTCCAAAGGGGCGATGGTTCTATGATTTCGGCGCCGAAATCGTCGGACATACCCGTCTGAGGCTCCAAGGGGAACCCGGACAGCGGGTGGTCGTCCACCACGGCGAAGAGCTGTCCGGCCCCAAAGAGGTGCGCTTCGACATGCGCGCCAGCAGCAAGTATGAGGAAACGGTCACCCTCTCGGGCGGCGATGACCTGGTGGAATTCTTCGACTACCGGGGCTTCCGCTATTTGGAGCTTCTTGATGCGCCCGGCACGCCCGAGGTCTGGGTGGAGGTCCGCCACCACCCCTTTGACCCGTCCCGCAGCGCCTTCGAATGCGCGGACAGGGAACTGGAGCAGGTCTGGGACATCTGCCGCAACGGGGTGGTCATGGGTTCCCAGGGCGGGTTTTTGGACTGTCCCACGCGGGAAAAAGGGCAGTATCTCGGGGACGCGGTCATCACCTCCCGGTCCCATTTCTGGCTCACGGCGGACCCCACCCTGACCCGCAAGGCCCTCCACGACTTCGTCCTCTCCCAGCAGATTTGCCCTGGAATGATGGCCGTGGCGCCGGGGAGTTTCATGCAGGAGATCACCGAGTATTCCCTCCAGTATCCCCTGATGCTCCTTCAGTTTTGTAAGAACACCGGTGATGAGGCGTTCACCCGGGACCTCATGAGCCGGTCGTTTGCGCCGCTTTTTGACTATTTCCGGCGGTTTGAGAACGCCGACGGGCTTGTGGAGGGTGTTACACGCCCCCAGGAGAAGTGGGTGCTCATTGACTGGCCCGCCGAAATGCGGGATGACTTCGACTACGACTACGGCGAGGCAAAAGCCAACGCCGTGGTCAACGGCTTCTACTACGGCGCCCTGCGTTCTGCGGCGGAACTTGCGCGACTTCTTGGGACGGATGCCGCGGACTTCGACCGCCGCGCGGACCGGGTGGCGGCGGGGTTTGCCGCGCGCCTCGCTGATCCCGCGACAGGCCTTTACCTTGATGCGCCCGGCTCCAAGCACAGCTCACTGCATGCCAATGCGGTTCCGCTGGCCTTCGGGCTGCATGCCGGGGCCGACAAGGTGGCCATGCTGGACTTCATCCGCCGGAAGCGCCTGGCCTGCGGGGTGTACATGGCCCCCTATGTCATCGAGGCCTGCTTCAACAACGGGGTGCCGGAACTGGGCTACGAGCTGCTCGCCTCCAACGACCAACGGTCCTGGCGGGAAATGCTGCGCCACGGGGCCACCGCCTGCCTCGAGGCCTGGAGCCCCAACGACAAGAAAAACATGAGCTGGTGCCACCCGTGGAGCAGCAGCCCCCTGTTCCTCTGGCCCGAAAGGGTGGCCGGGCTGTCCCCGGTCGAACCCGGTTGGAAACGCGTCCGGATTGCCCCGCCGGCATTGGCGGGGCTTCCCGAGTTCTTCCTGAAGGCGCCCCTGCCGGAAGGCCGGACCATCACAGTGCGTCATTTTCCTGAAAGGGGGTATCTCGTGGACCTTCCCACCGGTCTTCCCCATGAGTCGGAAGGGGACAACGTGACGAGCCGCGAACGCCGATCTCTCAGCCCTGTCAACCCGGAGCCCGAACTGGACCGCCTGATGGCGCAGTGCGGCTGGAGTGAAAAGGTGGGGGAGGGGACGGGCATCCTGGTGTCGGTTCCCCTGCAGCGCCTGTGGCTCATCACGGCCGGCGCGCCCGTCTGGACGGCGGACTGCTCCACCGCCAAAGCCGGTGTGGGATTTCTTGAGGGCAGCGGCATGACCCCCTCGGGATGGCACCAGATAGCCGAAAAGCTCGGCGACGGCGCCCCGTGGGGCCGCATCTTCCAGTCCCGCGCCGCCACATCAAAGCGCTGGCTGCCGGGCGACAAGACCGAGGAAGACCTTGTGCTTACGCGGATTCTGTGGCTGGAAGGCACGGAAGCCGGCCTCAACCTCGGAAAGGACGCGCAGGGGAGGGCGGTGGACTCCAAGGCGCGCCACATCTACATCCACGGGACCAACGGCGAGGCGCTCATCGGCACCCCCGCGTCCCACGGCTGCGTGCGACTCCTGAACGACGACGTGATCGAACTGTTCCAGCGTGTGGAGCCGGGCGCGCCGGTCTTCATCGCCGGCGAATAG
- a CDS encoding DUF1559 domain-containing protein gives MRRRGGFTLIELLVVIAIIGILAAILLPALARAREAARRSSCQNNLKQMGLVFNMYANEARDTFPPMKIFNCDGKDPANSAHWARDASFDGPMVYPEYLSDVNVLVCPSDSDADTVRRAFHEDNVLEKPVRPCALARGSYYYLGWAFSVQNLTIPGVPIPQDITTINEGNFTQLLNFIAPELLQAAIPIVLTQGGKIRPDQKLADFGPAPRLRIGIERFLITDINNPGAAAKAASELAVMWDETAVYGAPTTYNHVPGGGNVLYMDGHCEFLRWPSEFPIDRLGMYLSFLF, from the coding sequence ATGAGAAGAAGAGGCGGGTTTACCCTGATCGAGCTGCTGGTTGTGATCGCCATTATCGGCATTCTGGCGGCCATCCTGTTGCCCGCGCTGGCGCGGGCGCGCGAGGCGGCCCGGCGCTCCTCCTGCCAGAACAACCTCAAACAGATGGGTCTGGTCTTCAACATGTACGCCAACGAGGCCCGGGACACGTTCCCGCCCATGAAGATTTTCAACTGCGACGGGAAAGACCCGGCCAATTCGGCGCACTGGGCGAGGGACGCCTCCTTTGACGGCCCGATGGTGTACCCCGAGTATCTGAGCGATGTTAACGTCCTCGTGTGCCCGTCGGACAGCGACGCGGACACCGTGCGCCGGGCGTTTCATGAGGACAACGTCCTGGAGAAGCCGGTGCGGCCGTGCGCGCTGGCGCGGGGGAGCTACTACTACCTCGGGTGGGCGTTCAGCGTTCAGAACCTCACCATTCCCGGCGTTCCGATTCCCCAGGACATCACCACAATCAATGAGGGCAACTTCACCCAGCTCCTGAACTTTATTGCCCCGGAACTGTTGCAGGCGGCCATTCCAATCGTGCTGACGCAGGGCGGAAAGATACGGCCCGACCAAAAACTGGCAGACTTTGGTCCGGCGCCCCGGCTGCGCATTGGGATTGAGCGCTTCCTGATCACGGACATCAACAACCCCGGCGCGGCGGCCAAGGCCGCCAGCGAGCTGGCCGTCATGTGGGACGAGACGGCGGTCTACGGGGCGCCGACCACCTACAACCACGTGCCCGGGGGCGGAAACGTGCTGTACATGGACGGCCACTGCGAGTTCCTGCGCTGGCCCAGCGAGTTCCCCATTGACCGGCTGGGCATGTACCTGTCGTTCCTCTTCTAG
- a CDS encoding right-handed parallel beta-helix repeat-containing protein: protein MLREARAQNPESAAEGATIWIHGGVYEQTAPFVLESRDGGSPEGPVIYRAVPGETPSIIGGKTLPREAFTQVTDDAVLKRIDPAARASILWVDLPPQGIADLGVFPNAFSTPPALPELFFNGSRMALARWPNGGEWATVAKVVDSGPAPWRNHESQDTGTFEYSGDRPARWATAPAVWLYGYWCFDWASEIIAVKSLDPAQHRITLSSPHVYGIGSGNKAERRFCALNLLEELDTPGEYYIDREHGRLYFWPPTPATGDNTVLSLLKEPVVQVRDAANITLSGLTVSCCAGSAIQVEGGANVRVEACVVRNTGLDGVVVRGGANHFVAACDLSDTGTGGLVMEGGDRKTLTPCGHVAENNDIWNPGRRKRTHAYNVHMGGVGVRLAHNRIHSAPHQAIGLGGNDHIIEFNEVFDICQESDDCGAFYMGRNPSERGTILRYNFWRDTGGPRSHGSCAVYFDDGSGGQTVHGNVFLRAAGGNFGAVFVHGGHNNRVFNNIFVDCKAAMRHVRWDDAAWAEWINGDLWKEWLLKDVDISRTPYKERYPELAGFLDFHGEKRTNYSARNVVVRCPMLLDGDWEQENNFTTETDPGFVDAAAMNFELRDDSEVFRQIPGFERIPFEKIGLQRKE, encoded by the coding sequence ATGCTCCGTGAAGCGCGCGCGCAGAATCCCGAATCGGCGGCGGAGGGCGCAACGATATGGATCCACGGCGGGGTGTACGAGCAGACGGCGCCGTTTGTTCTGGAATCCCGCGATGGGGGCTCCCCGGAAGGACCCGTCATCTATCGGGCCGTCCCGGGTGAAACCCCGTCCATTATCGGCGGCAAGACACTGCCGCGTGAGGCGTTCACACAGGTGACGGACGATGCCGTGTTGAAGCGCATTGATCCGGCCGCGCGCGCTTCGATACTTTGGGTGGACCTGCCCCCGCAGGGGATCGCAGACCTTGGCGTGTTCCCAAACGCTTTCTCGACGCCGCCCGCCCTGCCTGAGCTGTTCTTCAACGGGTCGCGCATGGCGCTGGCGCGCTGGCCCAATGGCGGGGAGTGGGCGACGGTGGCAAAAGTGGTGGACAGCGGTCCGGCGCCGTGGCGCAATCATGAATCCCAGGACACGGGCACGTTTGAGTATTCCGGGGACCGCCCGGCCCGCTGGGCGACCGCCCCCGCCGTCTGGCTCTATGGCTACTGGTGCTTTGACTGGGCCAGCGAAATCATCGCTGTCAAGTCGCTTGACCCGGCACAGCACCGGATCACGCTTTCCAGCCCCCATGTCTACGGCATCGGCTCCGGGAACAAGGCGGAACGCCGCTTCTGCGCCCTGAACCTGCTGGAGGAACTGGACACCCCCGGGGAGTATTACATTGACCGGGAGCATGGGCGCCTGTATTTCTGGCCGCCGACTCCCGCCACCGGTGACAACACGGTACTTTCGCTGCTAAAGGAGCCTGTTGTTCAGGTCCGGGACGCCGCCAATATCACCCTGTCTGGATTGACCGTGTCCTGCTGCGCCGGGTCCGCCATTCAGGTGGAAGGCGGTGCGAATGTCCGTGTTGAGGCCTGCGTGGTGCGCAACACCGGGCTCGACGGGGTGGTGGTGAGGGGCGGCGCCAACCATTTCGTCGCGGCGTGCGACCTGTCGGACACAGGCACGGGCGGACTGGTCATGGAGGGGGGCGACCGCAAGACGCTCACGCCCTGCGGCCATGTCGCCGAGAACAACGACATCTGGAATCCGGGCCGGAGGAAGCGCACCCACGCCTACAACGTGCACATGGGCGGGGTGGGCGTGCGGCTTGCGCACAACCGCATCCACAGCGCGCCCCACCAGGCCATCGGCCTCGGCGGCAACGACCACATCATCGAGTTCAACGAAGTATTCGACATCTGCCAGGAATCCGACGATTGCGGCGCCTTTTACATGGGGCGCAACCCATCGGAAAGGGGAACCATCCTCCGGTACAATTTCTGGCGGGACACGGGCGGCCCCCGGTCCCATGGCAGCTGCGCCGTGTACTTCGACGACGGTTCAGGCGGGCAGACGGTGCACGGCAACGTGTTCCTCCGCGCGGCGGGCGGGAACTTCGGCGCTGTTTTCGTCCACGGCGGCCACAACAACCGGGTTTTCAACAACATTTTTGTGGACTGCAAGGCCGCCATGCGCCATGTGCGATGGGATGATGCCGCCTGGGCCGAATGGATCAACGGCGACCTGTGGAAGGAGTGGCTGCTGAAAGACGTGGACATATCCCGGACACCCTACAAGGAACGCTATCCTGAATTGGCCGGCTTCCTAGATTTCCACGGCGAGAAGCGGACCAACTATTCGGCAAGAAATGTCGTGGTGCGGTGCCCCATGCTGCTGGACGGCGACTGGGAGCAGGAGAACAATTTCACGACAGAGACGGACCCGGGGTTTGTGGATGCCGCCGCCATGAATTTTGAATTGCGGGACGATTCGGAGGTGTTCCGGCAGATTCCGGGTTTTGAGCGCATTCCTTTCGAAAAGATCGGGTTGCAGCGGAAGGAATAA
- a CDS encoding SDR family oxidoreductase, with amino-acid sequence MDTLELFSLKGKVAVVTGGGGVLGGAIAEGLAGAGATVAVADLLPDMADACAKRVTGAGGTAKGYLLNVFDRATIEACRDAVVRDFGRVDILVNGVGGNMKGATTSAEQSFFDLPEDALRKVFDLNLVGGTIVPSQVFLQAMRDNADGAVIINISSMNAFRPLTRIPGYSAAKAAVSNFTQWLAVHLAQEYNQKLRVNAIAPGFFLTDQNRFLLVDKETGKPTPRGETIMAHTPMGHYGAPEDLVGAAVWLASDASRFVTGIVLPVDGGFSAFSGV; translated from the coding sequence ATGGACACGCTGGAACTGTTCTCATTGAAAGGCAAAGTGGCCGTCGTGACCGGCGGGGGCGGGGTTTTGGGCGGCGCAATCGCCGAGGGACTGGCCGGGGCGGGCGCCACGGTCGCCGTGGCCGACCTGCTTCCCGACATGGCGGACGCCTGCGCGAAGCGCGTCACCGGCGCCGGCGGCACGGCGAAGGGCTACCTGTTGAACGTGTTTGACCGGGCCACCATCGAGGCCTGCCGGGATGCGGTGGTCCGCGACTTTGGGCGCGTGGACATCCTGGTCAACGGCGTCGGCGGGAACATGAAGGGGGCCACCACCTCCGCCGAGCAGAGCTTCTTCGACCTGCCCGAGGACGCCCTGCGCAAGGTTTTCGACCTCAATCTTGTGGGCGGGACCATTGTTCCCTCCCAGGTGTTCCTCCAGGCCATGCGCGACAACGCCGACGGCGCGGTCATCATCAACATCTCGTCCATGAACGCCTTCCGCCCCCTGACCCGGATTCCCGGGTACAGCGCTGCCAAGGCGGCGGTGAGCAATTTCACCCAGTGGCTGGCCGTCCATCTGGCGCAGGAATACAACCAGAAGCTCCGGGTGAACGCCATCGCCCCGGGCTTTTTCCTGACCGACCAGAACCGGTTCCTCCTCGTGGACAAGGAGACCGGCAAGCCCACGCCGCGCGGCGAGACCATCATGGCGCACACCCCCATGGGCCATTACGGCGCGCCGGAAGACCTGGTCGGCGCGGCGGTCTGGCTCGCCAGCGACGCGTCGCGCTTTGT